The Vigna unguiculata cultivar IT97K-499-35 chromosome 6, ASM411807v1, whole genome shotgun sequence genome contains a region encoding:
- the LOC114187599 gene encoding peptidyl-prolyl cis-trans isomerase FKBP16-1, chloroplastic, producing MAVLSFLLVPSPCAASVHASPRCLEDAKLRYAESNNRVSILTVKRFSRRMVLQFLGINHMIWHASSALAAPIMPDMKEPELIRTLKLPSGVRIQDIVEGEGPEAHNGDVVKFNCVCRRANGYFVFSTVDQFSGESTPVTLPLDENQIIVGLKEVLTGMRVGGKRRALIPPSAGYVNENLKPIPEEFGPRRSLFSHAQEPLVFEVQLLKILSPPIY from the exons ATGGCAGTTCTATCTTTTCTCTTGGTTCCATCTCCATGTGCTGCCTCTGTGCATGCATCTCCAAG GTGCTTGGAGGATGCAAAACTCAGATATGCTGAGTCTAATAACAGAGTCTCCATATTAACAGTGAAAAGATTTTCAAGAAGGATGGTTCTTCAATTTCTGGGGATTAATCACATGATATGGCATGCTTCTTCTGCTCTGGCTGCACCAATTATGCCAGACATGAAGGAACCTGAACTCATACG GACTTTGAAGCTACCTAGTGGAGTGAGAATTCAAG ATATTGTTGAAGGGGAAGGACCAGAAGCACATAATGGAGATGTGGTCAAATTCAATTGTGTATGCAGGCGTGCAAATGGATACTTTGTTTTCAG TACAGTGGACCAATTCAGTGGAGAAAGTACACCTGTTACACTTCCCTTGGATGAGAACCAG ATTATAGTGGGCTTAAAGGAGGTCCTCACAGGCATGAGAGTTGGTG GAAAGAGAAGAGCACTGATCCCTCCTTCAGCAGGATATGTAAACGAGAACTTGAAACCAATACCTGAAGAG TTTGGCCCTCGTCGCAGCCTTTTTTCTCATGCACAGGAGCCGTTGGTTTTTGAAGTGCAACTCTTGAAAATTTTGAGCCCTCCAATTTATTAG